Proteins encoded by one window of Epinephelus moara isolate mb chromosome 18, YSFRI_EMoa_1.0, whole genome shotgun sequence:
- the map3k3 gene encoding mitogen-activated protein kinase kinase kinase 3: MNERQALHSIMKDLVALQMTRRQPVLSYDSGKPKAPAQANRQDDVRIKFEFSGERRILMFGRPVQFDEIQQKVKAVFGQQLDLHYMNNELSIPLRDQDDLDKAIDLLDRSSNMKSIKILLLTQEHSNASSPSHHVPCKQVRIKSSQSTGDVSTVYQSSEPRGRHLSTGSQNTGRSSPPPGYVPERQQRIARQGSYTSINSEGEFIPETSDQCVLDPWSSAENSVSGSCQSLDSNSDSPSLRKSRMHRAKSYPDNRQECSDRENHVYDRVAGKGGTYPRRYHVSLHHKDHSEGRRTFPRIRRPQGNLFTLVPSRRSLNGSEESLGSWQLVDAQGRLRPQDRSVPHKSPSAPMTWRRGKLLGQGAFGRVYLCYDVDTGRELAAKQVQFDPDSPETSKEVSALECEIQLLKNLHHERIVQYYGCLRDHNEKTLTIFMEYMPGGSVKDQLKAYGALTENVTRKYTRQILEGMSYLHSNMIVHRDIKGANILRDSAGNVKLGDFGASKRLQTICMSGAGIRSVTGTPYWMSPEVISGEGYGRKADVWSLGCTVVEMLTEKPPWAEYEAMAAIFKIATQPTNPRLPSHTSDQAQDFISCIFVEAKHRPSAEELLRHPFSQILC; the protein is encoded by the exons ATGA ATGAGAGGCAGGCTCTCCACTCTATAATGAAGGACCTGGTTGCCCTCCAGATGACACGGCGCCAGCCTGTGCTGTCGTATGACAGCGGCAAACCCAAGGCACCGGCCCAGGCCAACAGACAG gACGATGTGAGGATAAAGTTTGAATTCTCAGGCGAGCGGAG GATCCTGATGTTTGGGAGGCCCGTGCAGTTCGATGAAATCCAGCAGAAAGTCAAGGCTGTCTTTGGCCAGCAGCTAGACCTGCATTATATGAACAATGAG TTGTCCATCCCTCTGCGAGATCAGGATGACCTAGACAAGGCGATCGACCTGCTGGACAGAAGCTCCAACATGAAGAGCATCAAGATCCTGCTGCTCACTCAGGAGCACAGCaat gcctcctccccctcccaccACGTGCCATGCAAGCAGGTGAGGATCAAGTCCTCCCAGTCCACTGGAGACGTCAGCACGGTGTATCAGTCCTCCGAGCCCAGGGGGCGCCACCTATCAACTG GTTCTCAGAACACGGGGCGTAGCTCACCGCCTCCTGGCTACGTACCTGAACGCCAGCAGAGGATCGCCCGCCAAGGTTCATACACCAGCATAAACAGTGAGGGGGAGTTCATCCCTGAGACCAGTGATCAGTGT GTGTTGGATCCCTGGAGCAGTGCAGAAAACTCTGTCTCTGGAAGCTGTCAGTCTCTGGACAGCAACTCAGACAG CCCCTCGCTGAGGAAGTCTCGCATGCACAGAGCCAAGAGTTACCCTGATAATCGTCAGGAGTGCTCAG ACAGGGAGAATCATGTGTATGACAGGGTAGCAGGGAAAGGAGGCACCTATCCTCGTAGGTACCACGTCTCCCTGCATCACAAGGACCACAGTGAAG GCCGACGGACGTTTCCGCGGATCCGTCGCCCCCAGGGCAACCTGTTCACTCTGGTGCCCTCGCGCCGGTCGCTCAATGGCAGCGAGGAGAGTTTGGGCAGCTGGCAGCTGGTCGATGCTCAGGGCAGGCTCCGTCCCCAAGATCGTTCTGTTCCGCATAAGT CACCCAGTGCTCCCATGACGTGGCGGCGGGGGAAGCTTCTGGGCCAGGGAGCGTTTGGACGAGTTTACCTGTGTTACGATGTGGATACTGGGAGGGAGCTGGCTGCCAAGCAGGTCCAGTTTGACCCTGACAGTCCTGAAACCAGCAAG GAGGTCAGTGCTTTAGAGTGTGAAATCCAGTTGCTGAAAAATTTGCATCACGAGCGCATTGTTCAGTACTACGGCTGTCTGAGGGACCACAATGAGAAGACCCTCACTATTTTCATGGAGTACATGCCGGGG GGTTCAGTCAAAGACCAGCTGAAGGCCTACGGGGCACTGACAGAAAACGTGACCCGAAAGTACACAAGGCAGATCCTGGAGGGCATGTCCTACCTGCACAGCAACATGATCGTACACCGGGACATCAAAG GTGCCAACATCCTGCGGGATTCAGCGGGCAACGTGAAGCTTGGAGATTTTGGTGCCAGCAAGAGGCTGCAGACCATCTGCATGTCTGGCGCTGGCATCCGCTCTGTGACCGGCACCCCCTACTGGATGAGCCCGGAGGTGATCAGTGGAGAGGGCTACGGCAGGAAGGCTGATGTCTG GAGCCTTGGTTGTACGGTGGTGGAGATGCTGACAGAAAAGCCTCCATGGGCTGAATACGAGGCCATGGCGGCCATATTCAAGATCGCCACCCAGCCCACCAACCCACGGCTGCCCTCGCACACCTCCGACCAGGCACAGGACTTCATAAGCTGCATTTTTGTGGAGGCCAAACACAGACCCAGTGCTGAGGAGCTGCTCAGACATCCCTTCTCCCAGATTCTGTGCTGA